A genomic region of Clavibacter michiganensis subsp. insidiosus contains the following coding sequences:
- a CDS encoding ABC-F family ATP-binding cassette domain-containing protein, which translates to MLAVHDLELRVGARVLMEDVSFRVSPGDKIGLVGRNGAGKTTLAKILAGEGQPTGGRIDRSGEIGYLPQDPRSGNPEDLARTRILDARSLGTLSLDMQRAMLDMASTDDKVSAKAMKDYGRLEERFVALGGYAAEAEAASIASNLSLPDRILDQPLSTLSGGQRRRIELARILFSGADTMLLDEPTNHLDADSVTWLREFLKGYQGGLIVISHDVELVGDTVNRVFYLDANRMVIDIYNMGWKHYQRQRAADEERRKKERANVEKKAGVLQLQAAKFGAKASKAAAAHQMVRRAEKMLSGLEEVRAVDRVAKLRFPEPVACGRTPLMASDLSKNYGSLEIFTAVDLAIDRGSKVVILGLNGAGKTTLLRILAGVDQPDTGKLEPGHGLRVGYYAQEHETIDVKRSVLENMVSSSPDISEMEARRVLGSFLFTGDDSAKPAGVLSGGEKTRLALAMIVVSGANVLLLDEPTNNLDPASREEILGALNTYSGAVVLVSHDSGAVEALNPERVLIMPEGTEDHWSPDYMDLIELA; encoded by the coding sequence GTGCTCGCTGTACACGACCTGGAGCTGCGCGTCGGCGCCCGCGTCCTCATGGAGGACGTCTCGTTCCGGGTGAGCCCGGGGGACAAGATCGGCCTCGTCGGCCGCAACGGCGCCGGCAAGACGACGCTCGCCAAGATCCTCGCGGGGGAGGGCCAGCCCACCGGCGGCCGCATCGACCGCTCCGGCGAGATCGGCTACCTCCCGCAGGATCCGCGCTCCGGCAACCCGGAGGACCTGGCGCGCACCCGCATCCTCGACGCCCGCAGCCTCGGCACGCTGTCGCTCGACATGCAGCGCGCGATGCTCGACATGGCGTCCACGGACGACAAGGTCTCGGCGAAGGCGATGAAGGACTACGGCCGGCTCGAGGAGCGCTTCGTCGCGCTCGGCGGGTACGCGGCCGAGGCCGAGGCGGCCTCGATCGCGAGCAACCTGAGCCTGCCCGACCGGATCCTCGACCAGCCGCTCAGCACCCTCTCCGGCGGCCAGCGTCGCCGCATCGAGCTCGCGCGCATCCTCTTCTCCGGCGCCGACACCATGCTCCTCGACGAGCCCACCAACCACCTCGACGCCGACTCCGTCACGTGGCTCCGCGAGTTCCTCAAGGGATACCAGGGCGGGCTGATCGTGATCAGCCACGACGTGGAGCTCGTCGGGGACACCGTGAACCGCGTCTTCTACCTCGACGCCAACCGCATGGTCATCGACATCTACAACATGGGCTGGAAGCACTACCAGCGCCAGCGCGCCGCCGACGAGGAGCGCCGCAAGAAGGAGCGCGCCAACGTCGAGAAGAAGGCGGGCGTCCTCCAGCTGCAGGCCGCGAAGTTCGGCGCCAAGGCGTCGAAGGCCGCCGCCGCCCACCAGATGGTGCGTCGCGCCGAGAAGATGCTGTCCGGCCTCGAGGAGGTGCGCGCCGTCGACCGCGTCGCCAAGCTGCGCTTCCCCGAGCCCGTGGCGTGCGGCCGCACGCCGCTCATGGCGAGCGACCTCAGCAAGAACTACGGCTCGCTCGAGATCTTCACCGCCGTCGACCTCGCGATCGACCGCGGCAGCAAGGTCGTCATCCTCGGCCTCAACGGCGCGGGCAAGACGACGCTCCTGCGGATCCTCGCGGGCGTCGACCAGCCCGACACCGGGAAGCTCGAGCCCGGCCACGGCCTGCGCGTCGGCTACTACGCGCAGGAGCACGAGACCATCGACGTGAAGCGCAGCGTGCTGGAGAACATGGTCTCCTCCTCGCCCGACATCTCCGAGATGGAGGCGCGTCGCGTGCTGGGCTCGTTCCTCTTCACGGGCGACGACTCGGCGAAGCCCGCCGGCGTCCTGTCCGGCGGCGAGAAGACGCGGCTCGCGCTGGCGATGATCGTCGTGTCCGGTGCGAACGTGCTGCTGCTCGACGAGCCCACCAACAACCTCGACCCCGCGAGCCGCGAGGAGATCCTCGGCGCGCTCAACACGTACTCGGGCGCCGTGGTGCTCGTCAGCCACGACTCGGGTGCGGTCGAGGCGCTGAACCCGGAGCGCGTCCTCATCATGCCGGAGGGCACCGAGGACCACTGGAGCCCCGACTACATGGACCTCATCGAGCTGGCCTGA
- the serB gene encoding phosphoserine phosphatase SerB, producing the protein MSDVLPLAAPSASPVPRALPRMLVVLDVDSTLIEDEAIELLAAEAGSLDEVAAVTERAMRGELDFAESLRSRVATLAGLPSSVHAAVGARIRVTPGAERMIAGLHDAGHVVAVVSGGFHELLDPLAERLGLDLWRANRLETADGRLTGRVTGPVVDAAAKRAAVEEWSAGLGIPLARVVAVGDGANDLEMMAAAGLSVAFDAKPAVRRRADVCVDRRDLAQVLALLGLPR; encoded by the coding sequence GTGAGCGACGTCCTGCCGCTGGCCGCCCCGTCGGCGTCGCCCGTCCCCCGCGCCCTCCCGCGCATGCTCGTCGTGCTGGACGTCGACTCGACCCTCATCGAGGACGAGGCGATCGAGCTGCTCGCCGCGGAGGCGGGCTCGCTCGACGAGGTCGCCGCCGTCACCGAGCGCGCGATGCGCGGCGAGCTGGACTTCGCGGAGAGCCTGCGCTCCCGGGTCGCGACGCTGGCCGGGCTGCCGTCGTCGGTGCACGCCGCCGTCGGGGCGCGCATCCGCGTCACCCCCGGCGCGGAGCGCATGATCGCCGGCCTGCACGACGCCGGCCACGTCGTCGCGGTCGTGTCGGGCGGCTTCCACGAGCTGCTGGATCCGCTGGCCGAGCGCCTCGGGCTCGACCTCTGGCGCGCGAACCGGCTGGAGACGGCCGACGGGCGGCTCACGGGTCGCGTCACGGGTCCCGTCGTCGACGCCGCCGCCAAGCGCGCGGCCGTCGAGGAGTGGAGCGCCGGGCTCGGCATCCCCCTCGCCCGCGTCGTGGCGGTCGGCGACGGCGCCAACGACCTCGAGATGATGGCCGCGGCCGGGCTCTCCGTCGCCTTCGACGCGAAGCCCGCGGTCCGCCGGCGCGCCGACGTGTGCGTCGACCGCCGGGACCTCGCGCAGGTGCTCGCGCTCCTGGGCCTCCCCCGCTGA
- a CDS encoding type B 50S ribosomal protein L31 produces the protein MKTDIHPQYAPVVFRDLASGATFLTRSTVGSSKTIEWEDGNTYPVIDVEISSESHPFYTGKQRIMDSAGRVEKFNSRYAGFGKK, from the coding sequence ATGAAGACCGACATCCACCCCCAGTACGCCCCCGTCGTCTTCCGCGACCTCGCCTCCGGTGCGACCTTCCTCACGCGCTCCACCGTCGGCAGCTCCAAGACCATCGAGTGGGAGGACGGCAACACGTACCCCGTCATCGACGTCGAGATCTCGAGCGAGTCGCACCCGTTCTACACGGGCAAGCAGCGCATCATGGACTCCGCCGGCCGCGTCGAGAAGTTCAACTCGCGCTACGCGGGCTTCGGCAAGAAGTAG
- a CDS encoding SURF1 family protein, whose amino-acid sequence MSRWRFVLNRRWAGYLAVAVVFAIACVLLSHWQFARRDEALAEIAKVEDNWDRAPQPVDQVLADTSAYVDTQKWTPVTMTGTYLVDEQLLARNRPFNGQPGFEVLTPLRLDDGRVFVVDRGWVPIGNSQDSPDSVPAPPAGVVTVTARLKAGEPELPGRSAPEGQIATVNLPDIAERVGSPTFTGAYGLLISEDPAPADAAPFATPRPEEDEGPHLSYAFQWLVFAIIAFVGLGVAIRNEYRFINADDPEEQERERARQAKRARKQPSDADVEDRILDEAR is encoded by the coding sequence GTGAGCCGCTGGCGCTTCGTCCTCAACCGCAGGTGGGCCGGCTACCTCGCGGTCGCCGTGGTCTTCGCCATCGCCTGCGTCCTCCTCAGCCACTGGCAGTTCGCGCGCCGTGACGAGGCCCTCGCCGAGATCGCCAAGGTCGAGGACAACTGGGACCGCGCCCCGCAGCCGGTCGACCAGGTGCTCGCCGACACGTCGGCGTACGTCGACACGCAGAAGTGGACGCCGGTCACGATGACCGGCACCTACCTGGTGGACGAGCAGCTGCTCGCCCGCAACCGGCCGTTCAACGGGCAGCCGGGCTTCGAGGTCCTCACTCCGCTGCGCCTCGACGACGGCCGCGTGTTCGTCGTCGACCGCGGCTGGGTGCCCATCGGCAACTCGCAGGACTCCCCGGACTCCGTCCCCGCCCCGCCCGCCGGCGTGGTCACGGTGACGGCGCGCCTCAAGGCGGGCGAGCCGGAGCTGCCGGGCCGGTCGGCGCCCGAGGGCCAGATCGCGACCGTCAACCTGCCCGACATCGCCGAGCGCGTGGGGTCGCCCACGTTCACGGGCGCGTACGGCCTGCTGATCTCGGAGGATCCCGCCCCCGCCGACGCCGCGCCGTTCGCGACGCCGCGTCCCGAGGAGGACGAGGGCCCGCACCTCTCCTACGCGTTCCAGTGGCTGGTGTTCGCCATCATCGCGTTCGTCGGCCTCGGCGTCGCGATCCGCAACGAGTACCGCTTCATCAACGCGGACGATCCCGAGGAGCAGGAGCGCGAGCGCGCTCGCCAGGCCAAGCGCGCGAGGAAGCAGCCCTCGGACGCCGACGTCGAGGACCGGATCCTCGACGAGGCGCGCTGA
- a CDS encoding ABC transporter ATP-binding protein: protein MSHVLSLSGVSFVRNGTTILDQVEWTVDGDERWVVLGPNGAGKTSLLQIASAMQHPSLGTATVLDHELGRVDVFELRSRIGFASTAMARRIPADETVLDVVLTAAYSVTGRWNEDYEDIDVRRAQRVLAEWRLGHLEQRRFGTLSDGEQKRVQIARSIMTDPELLLLDEPAASLDLGAREELLQLLGGYASAPEAPGIVMVTHHVEEIPRGFTHALLLREGAVVAAGPLADVITADNLGRAFGLALEVTHDDGRFTARAVRS from the coding sequence ATGAGCCACGTCCTCTCCCTGTCCGGAGTGTCCTTCGTCCGGAATGGGACGACCATCCTCGACCAGGTGGAGTGGACGGTGGACGGCGACGAGCGCTGGGTCGTCCTCGGGCCGAACGGCGCCGGGAAGACGAGCCTCCTACAGATCGCCTCCGCCATGCAGCACCCGTCCTTGGGCACAGCGACGGTCCTCGACCACGAGCTCGGCCGCGTGGACGTTTTCGAGCTCCGCTCCCGCATCGGCTTCGCGTCCACCGCCATGGCCCGGCGGATCCCCGCCGACGAGACCGTGCTCGACGTCGTGCTCACCGCCGCCTACTCGGTGACCGGCCGCTGGAACGAGGACTACGAGGACATCGACGTGCGCCGCGCCCAGCGCGTGCTCGCCGAGTGGCGCCTCGGCCACCTCGAGCAGCGGAGGTTCGGCACGCTGAGCGACGGCGAGCAGAAGCGCGTGCAGATCGCGCGCTCGATCATGACCGACCCCGAGCTGCTGCTGCTCGACGAGCCGGCCGCGAGCCTCGACCTCGGCGCGCGCGAGGAGCTGCTGCAGCTGCTCGGCGGCTACGCGTCGGCGCCCGAGGCCCCCGGCATCGTCATGGTCACGCACCACGTCGAGGAGATCCCGCGCGGCTTCACGCACGCGCTGCTGCTGCGCGAGGGCGCGGTCGTCGCGGCCGGCCCGCTCGCCGACGTCATCACCGCGGACAACCTCGGCCGCGCCTTCGGGCTCGCGCTCGAGGTCACGCACGACGACGGGCGCTTCACGGCCCGCGCCGTCCGCTCCTGA
- a CDS encoding glucose-1-phosphate adenylyltransferase has product MASKKIFGIVLAGGEGKRLMPLTADRAKPAVPFGGQYRLIDFALSNLINSGLTQIVVLTQYKSHSLDRHVSQTWRLNQMLNSYIASVPAQQRLGKRWFSGSADAILQSLNLINDEKPDIVVVVGADHVYRMDFSQMIEAHIASGHGATVAAIRQPIGLADQFGVIDVDPANPYQIRAFLEKPKDPQGLDDSPGEVLASMGNYVFDTDQLIDAVRRDGENAESAHDMGGDIVPWFVEQGNAGVYDLNRNEVPGANDRDRYYWRDVGTIESFFDAHQDLISALPVFNLYNKDWPIFSQQLNSPPAKFVRDAQGDTGTMIDSITSLGGVISGAHVERSVLGPWVIAESGARIVDSIVFDKVHIGAGAVITRAILDKDVEVEPGATVGVDHDRDLARGFTVTDGGITVVGKGVRVTP; this is encoded by the coding sequence ATGGCATCGAAGAAGATCTTTGGAATCGTGCTCGCCGGCGGCGAGGGCAAGCGCCTCATGCCGCTCACCGCGGACCGGGCGAAGCCCGCCGTCCCGTTCGGCGGGCAGTACCGGCTCATCGACTTCGCGCTCTCCAACCTCATCAACTCGGGCCTCACGCAGATCGTCGTGCTGACGCAGTACAAGTCGCACTCGCTCGACCGGCACGTATCGCAGACCTGGCGCCTCAACCAGATGCTCAACTCGTACATCGCGTCGGTGCCCGCCCAGCAGCGCCTCGGCAAGCGGTGGTTCAGCGGCTCGGCCGACGCGATCCTGCAGAGCCTCAACCTCATCAACGACGAGAAGCCCGACATCGTCGTCGTGGTCGGCGCCGACCACGTGTACCGCATGGACTTCAGCCAGATGATCGAGGCGCACATCGCGTCCGGCCACGGCGCGACGGTCGCGGCGATCCGCCAGCCGATCGGGCTCGCCGACCAGTTCGGCGTCATCGACGTGGATCCCGCGAACCCGTACCAGATCCGCGCCTTCCTCGAGAAGCCGAAGGACCCGCAGGGCCTCGACGACTCCCCCGGCGAGGTGCTCGCGTCCATGGGCAACTACGTCTTCGACACCGACCAGCTCATCGACGCGGTGCGCCGCGACGGCGAGAACGCGGAGTCCGCGCACGACATGGGCGGCGACATCGTGCCGTGGTTCGTCGAGCAGGGGAACGCCGGCGTCTACGACCTCAACCGCAACGAGGTGCCCGGCGCCAACGACCGCGACCGCTACTACTGGCGCGACGTCGGCACGATCGAGTCGTTCTTCGACGCGCACCAGGACCTCATCTCGGCCCTGCCCGTGTTCAACCTCTACAACAAGGACTGGCCGATCTTCAGCCAGCAGCTCAACAGCCCGCCGGCCAAGTTCGTCCGCGACGCGCAGGGCGACACGGGCACGATGATCGACTCGATCACCTCGCTCGGCGGCGTGATCAGCGGCGCCCACGTCGAGCGCAGCGTGCTGGGCCCGTGGGTCATCGCGGAGTCGGGTGCGCGCATCGTGGACAGCATCGTGTTCGACAAGGTGCACATCGGAGCGGGCGCGGTCATCACCCGCGCGATCCTCGACAAGGACGTCGAGGTCGAGCCCGGCGCCACGGTCGGCGTCGACCACGACCGCGACCTGGCGCGCGGCTTCACCGTCACCGACGGCGGCATCACCGTCGTGGGCAAGGGCGTGCGCGTCACCCCGTGA
- a CDS encoding phosphotransferase enzyme family protein yields MSDLLAAWDLGPAALTELGATHNHAYRVDVQGGSRYLLRLHVARRKQREIDLELDWLDVLAARGGPSVPEPQRTRHGSWTATVEVPVPDHDEVGLRRAVVGASGERVERRLASLLTWHDGDMLSSLAASWDAGPFAETLAALHAAGADPAAVALAGERRRYDADYATTRLERLVEGYPGIMADGSTADALAGAIEELRATLAEAGPPIMVHGDYHPGNLIQGPDGVSVIDFDRCGLGPAGLDVAAAIMYLAPRQRAQFHRAYTAAGGSTGVPDERFGAFIFLAYLDNVTHLASLPSERERMPANIAQLAAIARAVVTG; encoded by the coding sequence GTGTCCGACCTCCTGGCGGCCTGGGACCTCGGTCCCGCCGCGCTCACCGAGCTGGGGGCCACGCACAACCACGCGTACCGGGTCGACGTCCAGGGCGGATCCCGCTACCTGCTCCGCCTGCATGTCGCGCGCCGGAAGCAGCGCGAGATCGACCTGGAGCTCGACTGGCTCGACGTGCTCGCCGCGCGCGGCGGGCCCTCCGTCCCGGAGCCGCAGCGCACGCGCCACGGATCCTGGACGGCGACCGTGGAGGTCCCCGTCCCCGACCACGACGAGGTCGGCCTCCGCCGCGCGGTGGTCGGCGCGTCGGGCGAGCGCGTCGAGCGTCGCCTCGCGAGCCTGCTCACCTGGCACGACGGCGACATGCTGAGCAGCCTCGCCGCCTCGTGGGACGCGGGGCCGTTCGCCGAGACGCTGGCCGCCCTCCACGCGGCCGGCGCGGATCCGGCGGCCGTCGCCCTGGCGGGGGAGCGGCGCCGCTATGACGCGGACTACGCCACCACGCGACTGGAGCGCCTCGTCGAGGGCTACCCGGGCATCATGGCCGACGGCTCCACCGCCGACGCGCTGGCCGGCGCGATCGAGGAGCTCCGCGCGACGCTGGCGGAGGCCGGTCCGCCGATCATGGTGCATGGCGACTACCACCCGGGCAACCTGATCCAGGGGCCCGACGGCGTCTCCGTCATCGACTTCGACCGCTGCGGCCTGGGTCCCGCCGGCCTCGACGTCGCCGCCGCGATCATGTACCTGGCGCCCCGCCAGCGCGCGCAGTTCCACCGCGCCTACACGGCGGCGGGCGGCAGCACCGGCGTCCCGGACGAGCGCTTCGGCGCGTTCATCTTCCTGGCCTACCTCGACAACGTGACGCACCTCGCGAGCCTGCCGTCGGAGCGGGAGCGGATGCCCGCCAACATCGCCCAGCTCGCGGCGATCGCGCGGGCCGTCGTCACGGGCTGA
- a CDS encoding DUF3099 domain-containing protein, translated as MPAPQQSVTSLPRSPQEDRHARMVKYTIAMSIRMVCILSCLFLQGWWLAVAAIGAIVLPYFAVILANVGGNQGTAVERPGGVVVVSARHSGFPPPAEPYVPSEPFRASEPFTTPEPFTTYETGRAPEAAPGSSAARPTSAGGPTAPDTPTDA; from the coding sequence ATGCCAGCTCCGCAGCAGTCGGTCACCAGCCTCCCCCGGTCCCCGCAGGAAGACCGCCATGCCCGCATGGTGAAGTACACCATCGCGATGAGCATCCGCATGGTCTGCATCTTGTCGTGCCTCTTCCTCCAGGGCTGGTGGCTGGCCGTCGCCGCCATCGGCGCCATCGTGCTCCCGTACTTCGCGGTCATCCTCGCGAACGTCGGCGGCAACCAGGGCACCGCGGTCGAGCGGCCCGGCGGCGTGGTCGTCGTCTCCGCCCGCCACTCCGGCTTCCCGCCGCCCGCCGAGCCGTACGTGCCGTCGGAGCCGTTCCGCGCGTCGGAGCCCTTCACCACGCCCGAGCCCTTCACGACCTACGAGACCGGTCGCGCGCCCGAGGCGGCCCCCGGCTCGTCGGCCGCCCGTCCGACGAGCGCGGGAGGACCGACCGCGCCCGACACCCCGACCGACGCGTGA
- the fabG gene encoding 3-oxoacyl-ACP reductase FabG: protein MSTARTVVVTGGNRGIGYAIAEEMLRQGHRVAVTARSGQGPDGSLTVRADVTDAASVDAAFSEVEAAYGPVEVVVANAGITRDTLMMRMSDDDFTEVVDTNLGGAFRVVKRASKGMLKARFGRIVLISSVVGLYGSGGQVNYAASKSGLVGLARSVTRELGARGITANVVAPGFIETDMTAELPEATAAEYKKSIPAGRYGTAAEVAGVVAWVSSDEAAYISGAVIPVDGGLGMGH from the coding sequence ATGAGCACCGCACGCACCGTCGTCGTCACCGGAGGCAACAGGGGGATCGGCTACGCGATCGCCGAGGAGATGCTGCGTCAGGGCCACCGCGTCGCGGTCACCGCGCGCTCCGGCCAGGGCCCCGACGGCAGCCTCACGGTGCGCGCGGACGTGACCGACGCCGCGTCCGTCGACGCCGCGTTCTCCGAGGTCGAGGCCGCGTACGGACCCGTCGAGGTCGTCGTCGCCAACGCGGGCATCACGCGCGACACCCTCATGATGCGGATGAGCGACGACGACTTCACCGAGGTCGTCGACACGAACCTGGGCGGCGCGTTCCGCGTCGTCAAGCGCGCGTCCAAGGGCATGCTCAAGGCGCGCTTCGGCCGCATCGTCCTCATCTCCAGCGTCGTCGGGCTCTACGGCTCGGGTGGCCAGGTCAACTACGCGGCGTCCAAGAGCGGCCTCGTCGGCCTCGCCCGCTCCGTCACCCGCGAGCTCGGCGCCCGCGGCATCACCGCGAACGTCGTCGCACCCGGCTTCATCGAGACCGACATGACCGCCGAGCTCCCCGAGGCGACGGCGGCCGAGTACAAGAAGTCCATCCCGGCCGGCCGCTACGGCACGGCCGCCGAGGTCGCGGGCGTCGTGGCGTGGGTGTCCTCGGACGAGGCCGCGTACATCTCCGGCGCCGTGATCCCGGTCGACGGCGGCCTCGGCATGGGCCACTGA
- the glgA gene encoding glycogen synthase, whose amino-acid sequence MRADVITKEYPPEVYGGAGVHVTELVKAMRQRTEVVVRAFGAPRDEPGVFSYAVPSELRDANATLQTMAVDLAIASDVAGADVVHSHTWYANHAGHVASMLHGIPHVVTAHSLEPLRPWKAEQLGGGYRVSSWIERTAYEAADAVIAVSDGMKRDILRSYPALDEALVHTVYNGIDLEAWAPVHDDDLVRSLGIDPSRPSVVFVGRITRQKGLPYLLRAAALLPADVQMVLCAGAPDTPQIMEEVTALVRGLQEERSGVVWIDRLLPRRELSAVLTASTVFVCPSVYEPLGIVNLEAMACGAPVVGTATGGIPEVVDDGVTGRLVPIDQATDGTGTPTDPERFVRDLAAALTEVVADPDAARRMGEAGRVRAEREFGWDRIARQTEAIYASILR is encoded by the coding sequence ATGCGAGCAGACGTGATCACCAAGGAGTATCCGCCCGAGGTCTACGGGGGTGCCGGCGTGCACGTCACCGAGCTCGTGAAGGCCATGCGGCAGCGGACGGAGGTCGTCGTCCGTGCCTTCGGCGCGCCGCGCGACGAGCCCGGCGTCTTCTCCTATGCCGTCCCGTCGGAGCTCCGCGATGCCAACGCGACCCTGCAGACGATGGCCGTCGACCTGGCGATCGCGAGCGACGTCGCGGGCGCCGACGTCGTGCACTCGCACACCTGGTACGCGAACCACGCGGGCCACGTGGCGTCGATGCTGCACGGGATCCCGCACGTCGTCACCGCCCACAGCCTCGAGCCGCTGCGCCCGTGGAAGGCCGAGCAGCTGGGCGGCGGGTACCGCGTCTCGAGCTGGATCGAGCGCACCGCCTACGAGGCGGCCGACGCCGTCATCGCCGTCAGCGACGGCATGAAGCGCGACATCCTCCGCTCGTACCCCGCGCTCGACGAGGCGCTGGTGCACACGGTCTACAACGGCATCGACCTCGAGGCCTGGGCGCCCGTGCACGACGACGACCTCGTGCGCTCCCTCGGCATCGACCCCTCGCGGCCCTCGGTCGTGTTCGTCGGCCGGATCACGCGCCAGAAGGGGCTGCCCTACCTCCTGCGCGCCGCCGCGCTGCTGCCGGCCGACGTGCAGATGGTGCTGTGCGCGGGCGCGCCCGACACCCCGCAGATCATGGAGGAGGTCACGGCCCTCGTCCGCGGCCTCCAGGAGGAGCGCTCGGGCGTCGTCTGGATCGACCGCCTGCTGCCGCGCCGCGAGCTCTCCGCCGTGCTCACCGCCAGCACCGTCTTCGTCTGCCCGTCCGTCTACGAGCCGCTCGGCATCGTGAACCTCGAGGCCATGGCGTGCGGGGCGCCCGTCGTCGGCACCGCCACGGGCGGGATCCCCGAGGTCGTCGACGACGGCGTCACCGGACGCCTCGTCCCCATCGACCAGGCCACGGACGGCACGGGCACGCCCACCGACCCCGAGCGCTTCGTCCGCGACCTCGCGGCCGCGCTGACGGAGGTCGTCGCGGATCCCGACGCCGCGCGGCGCATGGGCGAGGCCGGCCGGGTGCGCGCCGAGCGCGAGTTCGGCTGGGACCGCATCGCCCGCCAGACCGAGGCGATCTACGCGTCGATCCTGCGCTGA
- a CDS encoding 3'-5' exonuclease, whose protein sequence is MSSRWHHSLASFDLETTGVDVETARIVTACIVVLDADGQVTERHDWLADPGVEIPAGAAAIHGVTTERARAEGRDAGAVVLEIVTTIRDMFARGLALVVYNAPYDLTLLNREAVRHGVEPLRDTGPVIDPLVIDKAVDTYRRGKRTLSVAAEHYGVRLDDAHDAGADAIAAGRVAQAIAGRYADQLDIPVLDLHDRQVDWSRVQAESFQDYMRRTRDPAFTTSGAWPERHAGS, encoded by the coding sequence ATGAGCTCCCGCTGGCACCACTCCCTCGCCTCCTTCGACCTCGAGACGACGGGGGTGGACGTCGAGACCGCCCGCATCGTCACGGCGTGCATCGTCGTGCTCGACGCGGACGGGCAGGTCACCGAACGGCACGACTGGCTGGCGGATCCCGGCGTCGAGATCCCCGCGGGCGCGGCGGCCATCCACGGCGTCACCACGGAGCGCGCCCGGGCCGAGGGGCGCGACGCCGGCGCGGTCGTGCTCGAGATCGTCACGACCATCCGCGACATGTTCGCCCGGGGCCTCGCCCTCGTGGTCTACAACGCGCCCTACGACCTCACCCTGCTCAACCGCGAGGCCGTGCGGCACGGGGTGGAGCCGCTGCGCGACACCGGCCCCGTCATCGACCCGCTCGTCATCGACAAGGCGGTGGACACCTACCGCCGCGGCAAGCGCACCCTGTCCGTCGCGGCCGAGCACTACGGCGTGCGCCTCGACGACGCGCACGACGCCGGCGCCGATGCCATCGCCGCGGGTCGCGTCGCCCAGGCCATCGCCGGTCGCTACGCCGACCAGCTCGACATCCCCGTCCTCGACCTGCACGACCGCCAGGTCGACTGGTCGCGCGTGCAGGCGGAGAGCTTCCAGGACTACATGCGGCGCACGCGGGATCCCGCGTTCACCACCTCCGGTGCCTGGCCCGAGCGGCACGCCGGGTCCTGA